TCGTCGGCATGGTGGAACTTCCGGACCTGCTCCGGAGACATCCTGAGCACCTCGCTATTGAGCAGGGGCGCTGTCTGGGGCGGGTCGTGGTGGCAGCCGCTGCTATCCACGTATCCGATGGCGATGATGCTCACCAGGGTCCGGGCCTCGTCCAGGTAATCAGGGCTGAACACTGTCGTCTCCTCTGGGGTGCTGAGACGAGGGCCATAGACGGCGTACTCGGGGTTGTGCAGCAGGGTGTCGCAGACGATGCCCACCAGGGAGCGATCGTCGCCCAGAGGCACCGTGACGTACGTCCCCAGCCCATAGTCGTCCGGCGCCGGTGGGTCGGGGACCTCGCCGCGCGTGTAGATCTGGCACCGGTACTGGAGGTGGGAGTAGGACGAGACGATCTTTCCCAGCCGCAACGCTAGCCTCCTCTTCGGCGCCTCTTGCTGATGGCTTTGGCGGTGGGCCCCGCGCGGAGGCCGGCATCCCAGCAGTACTGGGCGAACAGACGCGCGAGCCGGGCTCGATCTCCGCCCGTGAGCACAGCGGTGTCGTGAGCGGCCTCGATGGCGTAGGGGTACCCCAGACCTATGATACACTCCGCCCGGACCACGTCCAGTACCCGACTGAGCTCGGCTGCATGCTGCACCAGCCAGCGAGGGAACTCCAGCCGGGAGGGGCGGCCGTCGCGGGTGGCCCGGAGGTAGCAGAAGGCGATCTGGTCGGCCAGAGAAGTTCCATCGGAGCGGGCATACTGGTCCAGGTAAGCTCCCGGGCGGGCGCACACGTAGACGCAGCTGCGATCGCCCCAGCTTCTCAGAACCGGGCCTACGAACTGGGCATCGGCCACGCGCGGGGCGCGGGGAAGCGCGCCCACGGCGTGGAGCAGGTGGCCCAGGTCCCGGGCGGACGGGTCGGCGGTGTAGCCGATGAGGGGCACCCTCAGGCGTTCGGACTCCTCCAGCAAGGTGGAGATGCTGGCAATGTACGCCTCGCGGCGGCCGGTGCCATGCTCGCCGGCAAAGGGCAGCACCAGAGGGTCGTCCAAGAAGCAAACCGGACGGGGCTCGCGGTCGGCAAAGGCCCGCATGAGCTCCAGGCAGCGCCGCACTTCCAGTTGGAAGCGGAGAAGGTCCAGACGAACCGACTCCTGCCGGGCAGGACGGAGTTCCTCGCCCACGAGCAGCTCCAGGTACACGTCCTTCTGGTGGGGTTC
The genomic region above belongs to Anaerolineae bacterium and contains:
- a CDS encoding DNA double-strand break repair nuclease NurA: MFDPARAVQALEAKRELLLRSERSRAHDALDAQRAFASLGQLTAVEVETRLRDNRWPGARLTAEHGTVTSQAIPFGRSFASHRDAREWALSALSGQLTIAVDGSQVSLSDDLDLPLAAAQVGWYVNPHLGSEPHQKDVYLELLVGEELRPARQESVRLDLLRFQLEVRRCLELMRAFADREPRPVCFLDDPLVLPFAGEHGTGRREAYIASISTLLEESERLRVPLIGYTADPSARDLGHLLHAVGALPRAPRVADAQFVGPVLRSWGDRSCVYVCARPGAYLDQYARSDGTSLADQIAFCYLRATRDGRPSRLEFPRWLVQHAAELSRVLDVVRAECIIGLGYPYAIEAAHDTAVLTGGDRARLARLFAQYCWDAGLRAGPTAKAISKRRRRGG